One Actinomadura viridis genomic region harbors:
- a CDS encoding WhiB family transcriptional regulator: MTHKPELAEPRRAVGADWTWQDKANCSGMNLELFFGPEGERNHDRVAREKRAKLVCSGCPVRTKCLDAALAEAPQHGVWGGLDADERAAERKRRMRRERGRAA, encoded by the coding sequence GTGACCCACAAGCCGGAGCTGGCGGAGCCGCGCCGGGCCGTCGGCGCGGACTGGACGTGGCAGGACAAGGCCAACTGCTCCGGAATGAACCTCGAGCTGTTCTTCGGGCCCGAGGGCGAACGCAACCACGACCGCGTCGCCCGGGAGAAGCGCGCGAAGCTGGTGTGCTCCGGCTGCCCTGTCCGGACCAAGTGCCTCGACGCCGCGCTGGCAGAGGCCCCTCAGCATGGCGTGTGGGGCGGCCTGGATGCCGACGAACGGGCCGCTGAGCGCAAGCGGAGGATGCGGCGTGAGCGGGGGAGGGCGGCATGA
- a CDS encoding DUF5131 family protein gives MAATNIEWTHRDGFAGETWNPSTGCDRISAGCDNCYALTMAKRLKAMGQAKYQNDGDPRTSGPGFGLSVHEDALNLPYRWRKPRTVFVNSMSDLFHARVPKDFIRRVFEVMADTPQHTYQVLTKRSMRLRRMAADLEWPPNVWMGVSVEDATQLHRVADLATTPAAVRFLSLEPLLGPLHALDLTAVSWAIVGGESGPGAREMDLAWAIDIVQTCQDVDVPVFVKQMGSVWASDWLTAGKTVAAHGDPKGGDMQYWPAELRVREFPRLKAVTQ, from the coding sequence ATGGCGGCAACGAACATTGAGTGGACCCACCGCGACGGCTTCGCAGGTGAGACCTGGAATCCATCTACCGGTTGTGACCGGATCTCCGCAGGATGCGATAACTGCTACGCCCTCACGATGGCAAAGCGCCTAAAGGCGATGGGCCAGGCCAAGTATCAGAACGACGGCGACCCCCGCACGTCTGGACCCGGGTTCGGTCTGTCCGTCCATGAGGACGCCCTCAACCTCCCGTACCGGTGGCGCAAGCCGCGGACCGTGTTCGTGAACTCGATGAGCGACCTGTTCCACGCACGCGTCCCGAAGGACTTCATCCGCCGGGTGTTCGAGGTGATGGCGGACACGCCGCAGCACACGTATCAGGTGCTGACGAAGCGGTCGATGCGGCTTCGACGCATGGCCGCCGACCTGGAGTGGCCACCGAACGTGTGGATGGGCGTGTCCGTGGAGGACGCTACCCAGCTCCACCGGGTAGCGGATCTCGCCACGACGCCGGCCGCTGTCCGGTTCCTGTCCCTTGAGCCGCTCCTCGGACCGCTGCACGCACTCGATCTCACTGCCGTGTCCTGGGCCATCGTCGGCGGTGAGAGCGGCCCTGGCGCCCGCGAGATGGATCTCGCGTGGGCGATCGACATCGTCCAGACCTGCCAGGACGTCGATGTGCCCGTGTTCGTCAAGCAGATGGGCAGCGTCTGGGCGAGCGACTGGCTCACGGCTGGGAAGACGGTTGCGGCGCACGGAGACCCGAAGGGCGGCGACATGCAGTACTGGCCGGCCGAGCTTCGTGTTCGTGAGTTCCCCCGGCTCAAGGCGGTGACCCAGTGA
- a CDS encoding HNH endonuclease, translated as MPLRRRTRLVQPGRCCDKKAYATEAAALAALNRIAMLSDADKRPQRAYKCGYGWWHLTSLRGPSPSTDIPRRIRTLVMERDGCVCFCCGAPLTGQPHSLQHRRARGMGGSTDPLIHSPANLLLLGGSGITGCHGRVEQRASADNLAGYWLRFGQDPATTPVLHWKLGLVLLDHDGAVTPVGRAA; from the coding sequence ATGCCGCTGCGGCGCCGCACCCGGCTGGTGCAGCCGGGCCGGTGCTGCGACAAGAAGGCGTACGCCACCGAGGCCGCGGCGCTGGCGGCGCTGAACAGGATCGCCATGCTCAGCGACGCGGACAAGCGCCCCCAGCGGGCCTACAAGTGCGGCTACGGCTGGTGGCACCTGACCTCGCTGCGCGGCCCATCTCCGTCCACGGATATCCCCAGGAGGATCCGGACGCTGGTCATGGAACGCGACGGCTGCGTCTGCTTCTGCTGCGGCGCCCCGCTGACTGGGCAGCCGCACAGTCTCCAGCACCGCCGGGCCCGGGGCATGGGCGGATCCACGGATCCGCTGATCCACTCGCCGGCGAACCTGCTCCTGCTCGGAGGATCTGGAATCACGGGATGCCATGGCCGCGTCGAGCAGCGCGCCTCCGCCGACAACCTGGCTGGCTACTGGCTGCGGTTCGGACAGGACCCTGCCACTACGCCGGTCCTGCACTGGAAGCTCGGCCTCGTCCTACTCGACCACGACGGGGCGGTCACGCCGGTGGGGAGGGCGGCATGA
- a CDS encoding helix-turn-helix domain-containing protein, whose amino-acid sequence MSSETALSRWLQKEMPRQGYPLVGHKAGGITRLAEAAGIPQASMSRLVNGRVEPSIDNLRKIGRVLGYQLSDMLVHAGLATREEVTSTGTPDPNPDIPSEISVEDLPEGERQIWEVRGLTREERALAAHMVRIVRSYRNGTEPPPGIDESIDALTGVLGEMMKRNVTRPSRLRRVE is encoded by the coding sequence ATGAGCAGCGAGACTGCCCTCTCGCGGTGGCTCCAGAAGGAGATGCCACGCCAGGGCTACCCCCTCGTCGGCCACAAAGCCGGAGGCATCACCCGCCTTGCCGAGGCCGCCGGCATCCCCCAGGCCAGCATGAGTCGTCTCGTCAACGGCCGCGTTGAACCGTCGATCGACAACCTCCGCAAGATCGGCCGGGTCCTCGGCTACCAACTGTCCGACATGCTCGTGCACGCCGGCCTGGCCACCCGAGAAGAAGTCACCTCCACCGGCACCCCCGACCCGAATCCCGACATCCCCTCAGAGATCAGCGTCGAAGACCTCCCCGAGGGCGAGCGGCAGATCTGGGAGGTCCGCGGTCTCACGCGGGAGGAGCGGGCACTAGCGGCCCACATGGTCCGCATCGTCCGCAGCTACCGAAACGGCACCGAGCCCCCGCCCGGCATCGATGAGAGCATCGACGCGCTCACGGGGGTGCTCGGCGAGATGATGAAGCGGAACGTGACCAGGCCGTCGAGACTCCGGCGCGTCGAGTAG
- a CDS encoding recombinase family protein: MAASTPDTQVQEWVAYLRKSKGHAGIDRQRRDVQVLLQRRGGRVIEEIVDIDATAFSKPGQQRAHRDGYQKMLDLLRTERGGPPLGILAWHADRLHRNPAEVEDFIAICAAGQHPVETVRSGGYELWTPTGRKRLRADANEAAYEVEHLIDRVTAAMEELAREGRWKGGQVPFGYRLETDDDGMRVLRPHPEEAEAVRWGTIAVLQGFSLGHIAREWNRRGLKNRAGRPWIPSNVRRVLLRASNAGLRVHRGEIFETSLEGGKAAWEPLVSEELWKAASGILVDPDRRTQLGVTPKWFGSGLYLCGVCRAPLSIGSSRALKRDGSGKYRNSYRCRRSGKHTSRDAENLDAYVEKVLFARLRRPDLLRLITEETPPDLAGMRARLETEEKELAAWRRLAKEGKVSAVAFAESEQGVLSRIRSIKAEMVAAVRSPVLADLVGIEDIEAVWETKRDDAAGLAWRRAVLQELVTVVVYPAKRGKPKGWRPGEPAFDWESIGLEWRLPRGT; encoded by the coding sequence ATGGCAGCCTCAACTCCGGATACCCAAGTCCAAGAATGGGTCGCCTATCTGCGGAAATCCAAGGGGCATGCGGGGATCGACCGGCAGCGACGCGACGTTCAGGTACTCCTACAGCGCCGCGGAGGCCGGGTCATCGAAGAGATCGTCGACATCGACGCGACCGCGTTCTCCAAACCCGGGCAGCAGCGAGCACACCGCGATGGCTACCAGAAGATGCTCGACCTCCTCCGCACGGAACGTGGCGGGCCGCCGCTCGGGATCCTGGCATGGCACGCCGACCGCCTCCACCGCAACCCCGCAGAGGTTGAGGACTTCATCGCGATCTGCGCCGCCGGCCAGCACCCCGTGGAAACCGTTCGCTCAGGCGGCTATGAACTGTGGACCCCGACAGGCCGCAAACGGCTCCGCGCGGACGCGAATGAGGCCGCCTATGAGGTCGAGCACCTGATCGACCGGGTAACCGCCGCCATGGAGGAACTCGCACGCGAGGGACGCTGGAAGGGTGGTCAGGTCCCGTTCGGGTACCGGCTGGAGACAGATGACGACGGCATGCGCGTTCTCAGGCCTCACCCGGAGGAGGCCGAGGCGGTCAGGTGGGGGACCATCGCGGTCCTTCAGGGGTTCTCCCTCGGCCACATCGCCCGCGAGTGGAACCGGCGCGGGTTGAAGAACCGGGCGGGCCGGCCCTGGATCCCTTCGAACGTGCGACGGGTCCTGCTGCGGGCCTCCAACGCCGGCCTGCGAGTGCATCGAGGGGAAATCTTCGAGACGTCCCTTGAGGGCGGCAAGGCCGCATGGGAACCGCTGGTCTCCGAAGAACTCTGGAAGGCCGCGAGCGGGATCTTGGTCGACCCGGATCGGCGCACCCAGCTGGGGGTGACACCCAAGTGGTTCGGCAGTGGCCTGTATCTGTGCGGGGTGTGCCGGGCGCCGTTGAGCATCGGTAGCTCTCGGGCCCTCAAACGGGACGGTTCCGGCAAGTACAGGAACTCCTACCGGTGCCGGCGGTCTGGGAAGCACACGTCTCGTGACGCGGAGAACCTGGACGCCTACGTGGAGAAGGTCCTCTTCGCGAGGCTGCGGCGACCGGATCTTCTCCGTCTGATCACGGAGGAAACACCACCTGACCTGGCTGGCATGCGGGCCCGTCTGGAGACTGAGGAGAAGGAGCTCGCGGCGTGGCGGCGCCTTGCGAAGGAGGGGAAGGTGTCGGCGGTCGCGTTCGCCGAATCCGAGCAGGGGGTGCTAAGCCGCATCAGGTCCATCAAGGCCGAGATGGTGGCCGCGGTGCGTTCGCCGGTGTTGGCGGACCTGGTCGGGATCGAGGACATAGAGGCCGTCTGGGAGACGAAGCGTGACGATGCCGCTGGCCTGGCGTGGCGGCGTGCCGTGCTGCAGGAACTCGTGACGGTGGTGGTGTATCCGGCTAAGCGGGGCAAGCCGAAGGGGTGGCGGCCGGGTGAGCCGGCCTTCGACTGGGAGTCGATCGGGCTGGAGTGGCGGCTCCCGCGGGGGACCTGA
- a CDS encoding TIGR03619 family F420-dependent LLM class oxidoreductase has product MLIGFAVPVSGGWATPAGQAAVAREAEERGYHSIWTLQRLLNPAGSPDQTYRAVPDPLVTLAYLAARTERVRLGVAIVNLPFYSPALLAKQAATLDHVSGGRLDLGLGLGWMPEEFAAAGAPMERRGARAEEFLAAMRSLWTEEVSAFEGEFYRFPPVVMEPKPLQSPEPPILLGGAAEPALRRAGRLAAGWVSSSRADPAALGRSIAVVREAAEEAGRDPSALRFVCRAAVRVREAGRRDRRPLTGSHEEIRADFEEIAAQGVTELFVDLNFDPELTGPGADPRVSMERAREALRAFAPGA; this is encoded by the coding sequence GTGCTCATCGGGTTCGCGGTGCCGGTGTCGGGCGGCTGGGCGACCCCGGCCGGCCAGGCCGCCGTCGCCCGGGAGGCCGAGGAACGGGGCTACCACTCGATCTGGACGCTGCAGCGCCTGCTCAACCCGGCCGGTTCACCGGATCAGACCTACCGCGCCGTGCCCGACCCGCTGGTGACGCTGGCCTACCTGGCGGCGCGTACGGAACGGGTCCGGCTGGGCGTGGCGATCGTCAACCTGCCGTTCTACTCGCCGGCGCTGCTGGCCAAGCAGGCCGCCACCCTGGACCACGTGTCGGGGGGCCGGCTCGATCTGGGCCTGGGGCTGGGGTGGATGCCCGAGGAGTTCGCGGCGGCGGGGGCGCCGATGGAGCGGCGCGGCGCGCGGGCCGAGGAGTTCCTGGCGGCGATGCGGTCGCTGTGGACCGAGGAGGTCAGCGCGTTCGAGGGCGAGTTCTACCGGTTCCCGCCGGTGGTGATGGAGCCCAAGCCGCTGCAGTCACCGGAGCCGCCGATCCTGCTGGGCGGCGCGGCCGAGCCCGCGCTGCGCCGCGCGGGGCGCCTGGCGGCGGGCTGGGTCAGCTCCAGCCGGGCCGATCCCGCCGCGCTGGGCCGGTCGATCGCGGTCGTCCGGGAGGCGGCGGAGGAGGCCGGGCGCGACCCGTCGGCGCTGCGGTTCGTGTGCCGGGCGGCGGTACGGGTGCGGGAGGCGGGGCGACGGGACCGGCGCCCGCTCACCGGGTCGCACGAGGAGATCCGCGCCGACTTCGAGGAGATCGCGGCGCAGGGCGTGACCGAGCTGTTCGTCGACCTGAACTTCGATCCTGAGCTGACCGGGCCGGGCGCCGATCCGCGGGTGTCGATGGAACGGGCCCGTGAGGCGCTGCGGGCGTTCGCCCCGGGCGCCTGA
- a CDS encoding Lrp/AsnC family transcriptional regulator, which yields MEEIDRQILASLARDGRMSFTDLAKETGLSVSAVHQRVRRLQKRGVVKGFTAQLDSEQIGLPLTAFVSIKPIDPAAPDDAPDRLTGITAIEACHSVAGEESYILKVRVASPNALENLLQEIRAAANVATRTTVVLSTPWEGRPPPLTAQDA from the coding sequence GTGGAGGAGATCGATCGTCAGATCCTGGCGTCCCTGGCGCGGGACGGCCGGATGAGCTTCACCGATCTGGCCAAGGAGACGGGCCTGTCGGTGTCGGCCGTGCACCAGCGGGTGCGGCGGCTGCAGAAGCGCGGCGTCGTCAAGGGGTTCACGGCCCAGCTGGACAGCGAGCAGATCGGGCTGCCGCTCACCGCGTTCGTCTCGATCAAACCGATCGACCCGGCGGCGCCCGACGACGCCCCCGACCGGCTGACCGGTATCACCGCGATCGAGGCGTGCCATTCGGTGGCGGGGGAGGAGAGCTACATCCTGAAGGTCAGGGTGGCCTCACCCAACGCCCTGGAGAACCTGCTCCAGGAGATCCGGGCCGCCGCCAACGTCGCCACCCGCACCACCGTGGTCCTCAGCACCCCCTGGGAGGGCCGGCCCCCGCCCCTCACCGCGCAGGACGCCTGA
- a CDS encoding LacI family DNA-binding transcriptional regulator has product MRRCPPGARKGAAVADRRTATIKDVAAAAGVGIATVSRVFSGTGSVSAGTRERVLAAARDLDYRPSALGRGLKLRRSGGIGVVVPDVTDPFCAELLAGVLACARTLGEHVIVDAAHGDPGREAEIVDRLVEQRVDGLIALPAGGTAAWRAAARIGASVVFADRVPPGLEDVPAVLADDRAGVRTLTEYLVGLGHRRIAFLGATAPGAPGAPAEVRESAFRDTLRALGVTVEEDLIVAARPERDSAYAAAAGLLQRRGDLTAVLAAGHLPGEAAVMVARELDLRVPADISIAMVDDVPWAELCDPPLTAIARPAHDIGYRACEMLLRDRTRRTRGGPVLLPAELMIRGSCGPLRTARPSRRTTRAG; this is encoded by the coding sequence GTGAGAAGATGTCCGCCGGGCGCGCGGAAGGGGGCGGCGGTGGCGGACCGGCGGACGGCGACGATCAAGGACGTGGCGGCGGCGGCCGGGGTCGGCATCGCGACCGTCTCCCGGGTCTTCTCGGGCACCGGCTCGGTCAGCGCCGGCACCCGTGAACGCGTCCTGGCCGCCGCCCGCGACCTGGACTACCGGCCCAGCGCGCTGGGGCGCGGCCTGAAGCTGCGGCGCAGCGGCGGCATCGGCGTGGTCGTCCCCGACGTCACCGACCCGTTCTGCGCCGAACTGCTGGCCGGGGTGCTGGCGTGCGCGCGCACCCTCGGCGAGCACGTGATCGTCGACGCCGCGCACGGCGACCCCGGCCGGGAGGCCGAGATCGTCGACCGCCTCGTCGAGCAGCGGGTGGACGGCCTCATCGCCCTCCCCGCGGGCGGCACCGCCGCCTGGCGCGCCGCCGCCCGGATCGGGGCCAGCGTCGTCTTCGCCGACCGGGTGCCGCCCGGACTGGAGGACGTCCCCGCCGTCCTCGCCGACGACCGCGCCGGCGTGCGCACCCTCACCGAGTACCTGGTCGGCCTCGGCCACCGCCGGATCGCCTTCCTCGGCGCCACCGCCCCCGGCGCCCCGGGAGCCCCCGCCGAGGTACGGGAGAGCGCCTTCCGCGACACCCTGCGCGCCCTGGGCGTGACGGTGGAGGAGGACCTGATCGTCGCCGCCCGGCCCGAGCGCGACAGCGCCTACGCCGCCGCGGCCGGCCTCCTGCAGCGGCGCGGCGACCTCACCGCCGTCCTGGCCGCCGGGCACCTGCCCGGCGAGGCCGCCGTCATGGTGGCCCGCGAGCTGGACCTGCGCGTCCCCGCCGACATCTCCATCGCCATGGTCGACGACGTGCCGTGGGCCGAGCTGTGCGACCCGCCCCTCACCGCGATCGCCCGGCCCGCCCACGACATCGGCTACCGCGCGTGCGAGATGCTGCTGCGCGACCGGACCCGCCGTACCCGGGGCGGCCCGGTGCTGCTTCCGGCCGAACTGATGATCCGCGGAAGCTGCGGCCCGCTCCGGACGGCCCGCCCGTCCCGCAGGACCACCCGCGCGGGATGA
- a CDS encoding ABC transporter ATP-binding protein — translation MAKIVLEQVDKVYAGGVKAVDGLDLEIRDGEFMVLVGPSGCGKSTALRMIAGLEEISDGKISIGERVVNDLAPKDRDIAMVFQNYALYPHMTVEQNLAFGLKLRGVSKEDRAAKVREAAKMLGLEQYLSRKPAALSGGQRQRVAMGRAIVREPQAFLMDEPLSNLDAKLRVSMRASLSQLHERLKVTTVYVTHDQVEAMTLGDRVCVLREGKLQQVDTPQRLFDNPVNLFVAGFIGSPAMNFVSAELTRGDGGTQVSFAGFTLPVPGELLEAKPGLEGYLGRPVILGIRPSDFEDAAHAKPDWAPLSATASVTEELGSEINVIFTIDAPPVEHKDTADLAEDAAEGETEMAIPLVENKALWTARVNARSHVRPGQDIELAVDTRRLHFFDPASGLSIGHADAAAAGTPLSK, via the coding sequence ATGGCCAAGATCGTGCTGGAGCAGGTCGACAAGGTGTACGCCGGTGGCGTCAAGGCCGTGGACGGGCTCGACCTGGAGATCCGCGACGGCGAGTTCATGGTGCTGGTCGGGCCGTCGGGCTGCGGCAAGTCCACCGCGCTGCGGATGATCGCGGGCCTGGAGGAGATCTCCGACGGCAAGATCTCCATCGGCGAGCGGGTGGTGAACGACCTGGCGCCCAAGGACCGCGACATCGCCATGGTCTTCCAGAACTACGCCCTGTACCCGCACATGACGGTCGAGCAGAACCTGGCGTTCGGGCTGAAGCTGCGCGGCGTCTCCAAGGAGGACCGCGCCGCGAAGGTCCGCGAGGCCGCCAAGATGCTCGGCCTGGAGCAGTACCTGTCGCGCAAGCCCGCCGCGCTGTCGGGCGGCCAGCGGCAGCGGGTGGCGATGGGCCGCGCGATCGTCCGCGAGCCGCAGGCGTTCCTGATGGACGAGCCGCTGTCCAACCTGGACGCCAAGCTGCGCGTGTCGATGCGCGCCTCGCTCAGCCAGCTGCACGAGCGGCTCAAGGTCACCACCGTGTACGTCACCCACGACCAGGTCGAGGCGATGACCCTGGGCGACCGGGTCTGCGTGCTGCGGGAGGGCAAGCTGCAGCAGGTCGACACGCCGCAGCGGCTGTTCGACAACCCGGTCAACCTGTTCGTCGCCGGGTTCATCGGCTCCCCGGCGATGAACTTCGTCTCCGCCGAGCTGACGCGCGGCGACGGCGGCACGCAGGTCTCCTTCGCCGGCTTCACCCTGCCGGTGCCCGGCGAGCTGCTGGAGGCCAAGCCGGGCCTGGAGGGCTACCTCGGCCGTCCGGTCATCCTGGGGATCCGCCCGTCCGACTTCGAGGACGCCGCGCACGCCAAGCCGGACTGGGCGCCGCTGAGCGCCACCGCCAGCGTGACCGAGGAGCTGGGCAGCGAGATCAACGTCATCTTCACCATCGACGCCCCGCCGGTGGAGCACAAGGACACCGCGGACCTGGCCGAGGACGCCGCCGAGGGCGAGACCGAGATGGCGATCCCGCTGGTCGAGAACAAGGCGCTGTGGACCGCCCGGGTCAACGCCCGCTCGCACGTGCGGCCCGGCCAGGACATCGAGCTGGCCGTCGACACCCGCCGCCTGCACTTCTTCGACCCCGCCAGCGGCCTGTCCATCGGCCACGCGGACGCCGCGGCCGCCGGCACGCCCCTGAGCAAGTAG
- a CDS encoding carbohydrate ABC transporter permease translates to MSAQDTATGPGGSGAEDTATGTTAAAAGGTARGGGGVTGAPRRGLASRLVGRLGGGAAQVLLVLVALFWLVPTFGLLMASLRSNEDNSAGGWWKVFTAPSQLTGEAYTALLDKPDFVDSFWNTVMITVPATLLVVGIASLAAYAFAWMEFPGRDWLFLLVVALLVVPVQVALIPVAKLYGRIDFGGFQMFGSVTGVVLFHVAFGLPFAIFLLRNFFAAIPRDLLEAARMDGGSEWTIFRRVIFPLGGPAIASLGIFQFLWVWNDLLVSLVFSNTDSQPMTKWLQSQMRQFTGNIDVLAPGAFLSLIIPLVVFFAFQRYFVQGVLAGSVK, encoded by the coding sequence ATGAGCGCGCAGGACACGGCCACCGGCCCGGGAGGGAGCGGGGCCGAGGACACGGCCACGGGCACCACCGCGGCCGCCGCGGGCGGGACCGCCCGCGGCGGCGGGGGCGTGACCGGCGCGCCCAGGCGGGGCCTGGCCTCCCGGCTGGTGGGAAGGCTCGGCGGCGGCGCCGCCCAGGTACTGCTGGTCCTGGTGGCGCTGTTCTGGCTGGTCCCCACCTTCGGCCTGCTGATGGCCTCGCTGCGCTCCAACGAGGACAACAGCGCCGGCGGATGGTGGAAGGTGTTCACCGCGCCGTCCCAGCTGACCGGCGAGGCCTACACGGCGCTCCTGGACAAGCCCGACTTCGTCGACTCGTTCTGGAACACCGTGATGATCACGGTTCCGGCCACGCTGCTGGTGGTGGGCATCGCCTCGCTGGCCGCCTACGCCTTCGCGTGGATGGAGTTCCCCGGCAGGGACTGGCTGTTCCTGCTGGTGGTGGCGCTGCTGGTCGTCCCGGTCCAGGTGGCGCTGATCCCGGTCGCCAAGCTGTACGGGCGGATCGACTTCGGCGGCTTCCAGATGTTCGGGTCGGTCACCGGCGTGGTGCTGTTCCACGTGGCGTTCGGGCTGCCGTTCGCCATCTTCCTGCTGCGCAACTTCTTCGCCGCGATCCCGCGCGACCTGCTGGAGGCGGCGCGGATGGACGGCGGGTCGGAGTGGACGATCTTCCGCCGGGTGATCTTCCCGCTGGGCGGCCCGGCGATCGCCTCGCTGGGGATCTTCCAGTTCCTGTGGGTGTGGAACGACCTGCTGGTCTCGCTGGTGTTCTCCAACACCGACTCGCAGCCGATGACCAAGTGGCTGCAGTCGCAGATGCGGCAGTTCACCGGGAACATCGACGTGCTGGCACCCGGCGCGTTCCTGTCGCTGATCATCCCGCTGGTGGTGTTCTTCGCCTTCCAGCGGTACTTCGTGCAGGGCGTGCTGGCCGGCTCGGTCAAGTGA
- a CDS encoding ABC transporter permease subunit, with the protein MAPGDEVPEGGVPPAGQAGGAAAAATKGKGGKAGRDGLTPPSWLALTFLLPALLLLGFLVVYPIVYSVIRSFFDADGSGFVGLDNYIGIFQGHDNLVSVRNTAIWVVVAPTLVTIVGLVFAVLTERIRWATVFKLVVFMPMAISFLASGVIFRLVYEQDPDKGVANAAMVAVHDTFAGGASYPGAGPRNGDGQPVRAEGGAVVGTAPVGAGQSALLPLVRVKPEDLPADAKPAAAPPAAKAGQLTGTVWFDFTRGGGGTLNQPNPGESGLPGVKVEAVRDGKVAGEATTRPDGTFTIGGLPSGTFTVRLPQDNFTASYGGAEWLGGTLITPAIIASYLWVWAGFAMVLIAAGLAAIPRDALEAARVDGATEWQVFRRVTIPLLAPVLMVVLVTLVINVLKVFDLVFIIGGGDPDASVLALSMWTESFGGGNDQGAGSAIAVLLFLLVVPAMLFNIRRLRQERS; encoded by the coding sequence GTGGCGCCCGGCGACGAGGTGCCCGAGGGCGGGGTGCCGCCGGCCGGACAGGCCGGCGGCGCCGCCGCCGCGGCGACGAAGGGCAAGGGCGGCAAGGCCGGGCGCGACGGGCTCACCCCGCCGTCCTGGCTGGCGCTGACGTTCCTGCTCCCGGCGCTGCTGCTGCTCGGGTTCCTGGTGGTATATCCGATCGTCTACTCGGTGATCCGCAGCTTCTTCGACGCTGACGGCAGCGGGTTCGTCGGGCTCGACAACTACATAGGGATCTTCCAGGGGCATGACAACCTGGTGTCGGTGCGCAACACCGCGATCTGGGTGGTGGTGGCACCGACCCTGGTGACCATCGTCGGCCTGGTGTTCGCCGTGCTCACCGAGCGGATCCGCTGGGCCACCGTGTTCAAGCTGGTGGTGTTCATGCCGATGGCGATCTCTTTCCTCGCCTCCGGCGTGATCTTCCGGCTGGTCTACGAGCAGGACCCCGACAAGGGCGTGGCCAACGCCGCGATGGTCGCCGTCCACGACACCTTCGCCGGCGGCGCGAGCTATCCCGGCGCGGGTCCCCGCAACGGCGACGGCCAGCCGGTGCGGGCCGAGGGCGGCGCCGTCGTCGGCACCGCACCGGTCGGGGCGGGGCAGAGCGCCCTGCTCCCGCTCGTGCGGGTCAAGCCCGAGGACCTGCCCGCGGACGCCAAGCCGGCCGCCGCCCCGCCCGCGGCCAAGGCCGGGCAGCTGACCGGCACCGTGTGGTTCGACTTCACACGCGGTGGCGGCGGCACCCTCAACCAGCCCAACCCCGGTGAATCGGGCCTGCCCGGCGTCAAGGTCGAGGCGGTAAGGGACGGCAAGGTGGCCGGTGAGGCCACCACCCGGCCGGACGGGACGTTCACCATCGGCGGCCTGCCCTCGGGAACGTTCACCGTCCGGCTGCCGCAGGACAACTTCACCGCCTCCTACGGCGGCGCGGAATGGCTCGGCGGCACCCTGATCACACCCGCCATCATCGCGTCCTACCTGTGGGTGTGGGCGGGCTTCGCGATGGTCCTGATCGCCGCCGGGCTCGCCGCGATACCCCGGGACGCGCTGGAGGCCGCACGGGTGGACGGCGCGACCGAATGGCAGGTGTTCCGGCGGGTGACGATCCCGCTGCTGGCACCGGTCCTGATGGTCGTGCTGGTGACCCTGGTCATCAACGTCCTGAAGGTGTTCGACCTGGTGTTCATCATCGGCGGCGGCGATCCGGACGCCAGCGTGCTGGCGTTGTCGATGTGGACCGAGTCGTTCGGCGGCGGCAACGACCAGGGCGCCGGCAGCGCGATCGCGGTGCTGCTGTTCCTGCTGGTCGTGCCCGCCATGCTGTTCAACATCCGGCGTCTTCGGCAGGAGCGGTCATGA